One window of the Xiphophorus hellerii strain 12219 chromosome 15, Xiphophorus_hellerii-4.1, whole genome shotgun sequence genome contains the following:
- the LOC116733811 gene encoding usherin — protein sequence MAAIALLLLAVVLGVVLHRALNKPPLTRARPPLVALPMQKRSPMAVYPPSNSVLFDMVPDTTGFSSSVTLKGFSMKIEEILEAKCEPTEEIVAGEEEGVLSVNSLRRSISQVIDGKSLAGDDDVWDPNISAHDSGMFMDDEEFVDTIKGFSTVRKEHTMFTDTNL from the exons ATGGCCGCCAtcgccctgctgctgctggccgtCGTGTTAGGAGTCGTGCTTCACAGG GCCCTGAATAAACCCCCCCTCACCAGGGCGAGGCCTCCTCTGGTCGCTCTCCCCATGCAGAAGAGGAGCCCCATGGCTGTGTACCCGCCCAGCAACTCTGTCCTG TTCGACATGGTGCCAGACACTACCGGCTTCTCCAGCAGCGTGACCCTGAAGGGATTCTCCATGAAGATTGAG GAGATTCTGGAGGCTAAATGCGAGCCCACCGAAGAGATCGTtgcaggagaggaagagggcGTTCTCAGTGTGAACTCCCTGCGGCGCAGCATCAGCCAGGTGATCGACGGGAAGTCTCTCGCAGGAGACGACGACGTCTGGGACCCCAACATCTCAGCCCATGACAGCGGGATG TTCATGGATGACGAGGAATTTGTGGACACCATCAAAGGCTTCAGCACTGTGAGGAAAGAGCACACGATGTTCACAGACACCAACCTGTGA